The following proteins are encoded in a genomic region of Gimesia algae:
- a CDS encoding aldo/keto reductase, whose translation MDYRNLGKAGVRVSPVCLGTMMFGGPTSEADSIAIMHKAIDLGINFFDTANMYSTGGSELVVGKALKDRRDKVILATKGRAPMGDGPNDAGASRVHLMRELDRSLQRLDTDYVDIYYVHTPDYQTPIEETLRTLDDMVRFGKVRYIACSNFRAWRLAEALWASDVRNLYSFSCVQPLYNIMNRDIEVELMPLCQEKGIGVVSYSPLARGILTGKYRTDQPFPEGSRASRDDKRMKEAELRDVSIQLSQEIAAYCDKKGVSMTNFALAWCLANPILTSIIIGPRTMEQFDDNLGCLDIEITAEDEAFIDSLVPPGEHSGKGFQDPQYPVTGRGK comes from the coding sequence GTACGTGTTTCTCCCGTCTGCCTGGGCACAATGATGTTTGGTGGACCGACCAGTGAAGCAGACTCGATCGCCATCATGCATAAAGCCATTGATCTGGGCATCAATTTTTTTGACACCGCCAACATGTACAGCACCGGCGGATCCGAACTGGTGGTGGGAAAGGCTTTGAAAGATAGACGAGATAAGGTCATTCTGGCTACCAAGGGACGGGCCCCGATGGGCGACGGTCCCAATGACGCCGGGGCCAGCCGAGTTCACCTGATGCGGGAACTGGATCGCAGTCTGCAGCGTCTGGATACCGACTACGTCGACATCTATTATGTTCACACTCCTGACTATCAGACTCCGATCGAAGAAACGCTTCGCACGTTGGATGATATGGTTCGTTTCGGCAAGGTACGCTACATCGCCTGTTCCAATTTCCGAGCCTGGCGGTTGGCAGAAGCACTCTGGGCCAGCGATGTCCGCAACCTTTATTCATTCAGCTGTGTGCAACCTCTGTACAACATCATGAACCGTGACATTGAGGTGGAACTGATGCCTCTCTGCCAGGAAAAAGGGATCGGCGTCGTCAGCTACAGCCCACTGGCCCGGGGGATTCTGACCGGAAAATATCGCACTGATCAGCCTTTTCCGGAAGGCAGCCGTGCGTCTCGCGATGATAAGCGTATGAAAGAAGCCGAACTGCGTGATGTGAGTATTCAACTCTCCCAGGAAATCGCAGCTTACTGCGACAAGAAGGGAGTCTCAATGACGAACTTTGCTCTTGCCTGGTGTCTGGCCAACCCGATTCTTACGTCGATCATTATCGGACCGCGCACTATGGAACAGTTCGACGACAATCTGGGCTGCCTGGATATCGAGATTACAGCAGAAGACGAAGCCTTCATCGACTCACTCGTACCGCCGGGAGAGCATAGTGGTAAAGGCTTCCAGGATCCGCAATATCCGGTAACTGGGCGGGGGAAATAG
- a CDS encoding tRNA (cytidine(34)-2'-O)-methyltransferase: MSESKEPLFHVVLYQPDIPQNTGNIGRTCVAVGAKLWLVRPLGFQLDAKHLRRAGMDYWQHLNWEAVDSLADVQSQLQDRTWWKLTKFATRFVWDAELEPGQVFLFGSESNGLPPRILEEDPDSNLKLPMHQDVRSLNLASTATAVMYEAVRQFGGLT, translated from the coding sequence ATGTCAGAGTCGAAAGAACCTCTATTCCACGTTGTCCTGTATCAGCCGGATATCCCACAAAACACCGGGAATATCGGCCGAACCTGTGTTGCCGTTGGTGCCAAACTGTGGCTGGTCCGTCCGCTGGGCTTCCAGCTCGACGCCAAGCATTTACGGCGTGCCGGCATGGATTACTGGCAGCACCTGAACTGGGAAGCTGTAGACAGCCTGGCGGACGTGCAGTCGCAGCTACAGGACAGGACATGGTGGAAGCTGACCAAGTTCGCCACCCGCTTTGTCTGGGATGCGGAGCTGGAACCTGGTCAGGTATTCCTGTTTGGCAGTGAAAGTAACGGTCTGCCTCCGCGGATTCTTGAAGAAGATCCGGATTCAAATCTGAAACTGCCAATGCATCAGGATGTTCGCAGCCTGAACCTGGCCAGCACCGCGACCGCCGTCATGTATGAAGCAGTACGTCAGTTCGGGGGACTGACCTGA
- a CDS encoding class I tRNA ligase family protein yields MFQKVTDASFIKGEHEILKFWEENQTFDQLRKKNQGKPKWSFIDGPMTANNPMGVHHAWGRAYKDAYQRYYAMTGHELRFQNGFDCQGLWVEVEVEKELGYGTKQEVVSHGIDKFVNECKKRVLRFAARQTEQSVRLGYWMDWDNPDELRKLAEYVGKDTEVTLTAPNGKQITDKADMLVSRLGNAEWGGSYFTFSTENNETIWTFLKKCFERGKVYRGHDVMPWSGRGGSAYSQMEVADGRKLSVHKSVFVRFPLKDRENEYLLIWTTTPWTLTSNVAAAINPDLEYVKLRAKKDDAVYYFAKENLEYQRLSREFKEGFGRPEWSWPKDVPKLKTLAQIFKEQGGYEILETIKGAQMVGWEYTGPFDDLPAQQSPGGHPSDDALLDQSGISCHKVVDGGRDFKGNPHVVAGEGTGIVHTAPGCGDVDHQLGIQLGLVAIAPLGEDGRFEEGFGEFTGREAIDPATPELVFERLKEKELLVSVESYPHIYPHCWRTGDELIFRLVDEWFINMDWREEIKDVTRQIDWVPSSIDGEQHELEWLTNMRDWMVSKKRFWGLALPIWVDEETGDFEVIGSLTELKERAVEGWEALEGHTPHRPWIDAVKLKNPKTGNLMSRIPDVGNPWLDAGIVPFSTMQYNTNQTEWEKWYPADLVTECFPGQFRNWFYALLSMATMMDGTPPFKTLLGYRLVLNEEGKPMHKSDGTAIWFEEAAEQLGVDTMRWMYLAHNPASDLRFGMRNPDQQVTLETPEGPISETREGAPTCLVESKPADEIRRQVLIPLWNSYAFFVNYARLDEFNPGQDRIPVSERPEIDRWILSNLQALLASAKTEIEAYNFAGFLKNATTFIDDLSNWYIRRNRRRFWRSQDANDTDKLAAYQTLFEVLVTLSKALAPSIPFLCERMYQNLVTSWDQSAPNSVHLCDFPVCDATLLDEELNFRAAQAQIVVKLGHKLRDESNQRVRQPLAELRFACQSPQQADAIENLANTIEEELNIKQVTRCENLDDLVSYTYKPNLKTLGPKYGKLLGMLRQQLPEVGDEVLGPLRRGQSVSIELSGNQIDLEPDDVLVGTEQAADWVCADEQGIQIAVSTKLSPELEQEGMARDFVRQIQQLRKEADLEIEDRIKIFFTPVDATEVKEAVTTWSDYILGETLGDQLEQSEQTDDSKEVSIGNSKVTLRIEKS; encoded by the coding sequence ATGTTTCAAAAAGTTACTGACGCCAGCTTCATCAAAGGTGAACACGAAATCCTCAAATTCTGGGAAGAGAACCAGACGTTTGACCAGCTTCGCAAGAAGAATCAGGGGAAACCCAAATGGAGCTTTATTGATGGTCCGATGACCGCCAACAACCCGATGGGAGTTCATCATGCGTGGGGCAGAGCCTACAAGGATGCTTACCAGCGTTATTACGCCATGACCGGGCACGAGCTTCGTTTTCAAAACGGTTTTGACTGCCAGGGGCTTTGGGTCGAAGTCGAAGTCGAAAAAGAACTGGGGTATGGCACGAAGCAGGAAGTCGTTTCCCATGGGATCGACAAATTCGTCAATGAGTGTAAAAAACGCGTGCTGCGGTTCGCTGCCCGTCAGACGGAACAGTCGGTGCGTCTGGGATACTGGATGGACTGGGACAATCCAGATGAACTGCGAAAGCTTGCTGAGTATGTCGGGAAAGACACTGAAGTCACACTGACTGCGCCCAACGGAAAACAGATCACCGATAAAGCGGATATGCTGGTTTCGCGCCTGGGGAACGCAGAATGGGGCGGCAGCTATTTCACATTCTCAACCGAGAACAATGAAACGATCTGGACGTTTCTCAAAAAATGTTTTGAACGTGGCAAAGTCTATCGTGGTCACGATGTCATGCCCTGGTCCGGTCGCGGAGGTAGTGCCTATAGCCAGATGGAAGTTGCAGACGGTCGAAAGCTGTCTGTTCATAAATCCGTCTTCGTGCGGTTCCCCCTCAAAGATCGGGAAAATGAATACCTGCTGATCTGGACGACGACTCCCTGGACGCTTACCAGTAACGTGGCCGCTGCCATCAACCCGGATCTGGAATATGTCAAACTCCGTGCGAAAAAAGATGACGCCGTCTATTACTTTGCCAAAGAGAACCTGGAATACCAGCGTTTGAGTCGCGAATTTAAAGAAGGGTTCGGACGCCCGGAATGGTCGTGGCCAAAAGACGTCCCCAAACTGAAAACACTCGCCCAGATCTTTAAAGAGCAGGGGGGCTATGAGATTCTCGAAACCATCAAGGGTGCTCAGATGGTGGGCTGGGAATACACGGGTCCCTTTGATGATCTGCCCGCACAACAGTCTCCCGGAGGCCATCCCAGCGATGATGCGCTGCTGGATCAGTCAGGCATCTCATGCCACAAAGTCGTGGATGGTGGAAGAGACTTCAAAGGCAACCCACATGTCGTCGCCGGTGAAGGAACGGGTATCGTACACACCGCCCCCGGTTGTGGTGATGTCGACCATCAGTTGGGCATCCAGCTGGGACTGGTTGCGATCGCGCCGCTGGGTGAAGATGGTCGCTTTGAAGAAGGTTTTGGTGAGTTCACAGGCAGAGAAGCCATCGATCCTGCTACACCTGAGCTGGTGTTCGAACGCCTGAAAGAAAAGGAACTACTGGTCTCTGTGGAGTCCTACCCGCATATCTACCCCCACTGCTGGCGAACCGGCGATGAACTGATCTTCCGACTGGTTGATGAATGGTTCATCAATATGGACTGGCGCGAAGAGATCAAAGATGTCACCCGTCAGATTGACTGGGTTCCATCCAGCATCGATGGTGAGCAACACGAACTGGAATGGCTCACCAACATGCGGGACTGGATGGTCTCCAAAAAACGCTTCTGGGGGCTGGCGCTGCCGATCTGGGTCGATGAAGAAACTGGAGATTTCGAAGTCATTGGCTCTCTGACAGAGCTGAAGGAACGCGCAGTCGAAGGCTGGGAAGCGCTGGAAGGGCACACGCCGCATCGCCCCTGGATCGACGCAGTCAAACTCAAAAACCCGAAAACGGGAAATCTGATGTCGCGGATCCCGGATGTCGGTAATCCCTGGCTGGATGCGGGCATCGTGCCTTTCTCAACCATGCAGTACAATACGAATCAGACGGAGTGGGAAAAATGGTACCCCGCAGATCTGGTCACCGAATGCTTCCCGGGGCAGTTCCGCAACTGGTTCTATGCGTTGCTCTCAATGGCAACCATGATGGATGGCACGCCCCCTTTCAAAACGCTGCTCGGTTATCGACTGGTATTGAATGAAGAAGGTAAACCAATGCACAAATCAGATGGTACTGCCATCTGGTTTGAAGAAGCTGCCGAGCAACTGGGCGTCGATACCATGCGCTGGATGTATCTGGCTCACAACCCTGCATCGGACCTGAGATTCGGTATGCGAAATCCGGATCAACAGGTCACACTGGAAACTCCGGAAGGACCGATCAGCGAAACCCGAGAAGGGGCCCCCACCTGCCTGGTGGAGAGTAAACCTGCTGATGAAATCCGTCGGCAGGTGTTGATTCCTCTCTGGAACTCCTACGCTTTCTTTGTCAACTACGCGCGTCTGGACGAGTTTAATCCCGGGCAAGATCGGATTCCTGTCTCTGAACGCCCGGAAATTGACCGCTGGATTTTATCAAACCTGCAGGCGCTTCTGGCATCAGCGAAAACGGAAATTGAAGCGTATAACTTCGCCGGTTTCCTGAAAAATGCCACGACGTTTATCGACGATCTATCGAACTGGTACATCCGACGCAACCGACGTCGTTTCTGGCGTTCTCAGGATGCAAACGATACCGATAAACTGGCCGCCTATCAGACTCTGTTTGAAGTACTGGTCACGCTCTCAAAAGCGTTGGCCCCCAGCATCCCCTTCCTCTGCGAACGTATGTATCAGAATCTGGTTACCAGCTGGGACCAGTCTGCTCCCAATAGCGTACACCTCTGTGATTTTCCCGTATGTGATGCAACACTGCTCGATGAAGAACTCAACTTCCGGGCAGCTCAGGCACAGATCGTGGTTAAGCTGGGTCACAAACTGCGGGATGAATCCAATCAGCGGGTTCGTCAGCCTCTGGCTGAATTACGATTCGCCTGCCAGTCGCCTCAGCAGGCGGATGCCATCGAGAACCTGGCTAATACGATTGAAGAGGAATTGAACATCAAACAGGTGACGCGCTGCGAGAACCTGGATGATCTGGTCAGCTACACCTACAAACCGAACCTGAAAACACTGGGGCCGAAATACGGCAAGCTGTTGGGCATGCTGCGCCAGCAGTTGCCTGAAGTTGGTGACGAAGTACTGGGACCGCTCAGACGGGGTCAATCGGTTTCCATTGAGCTCTCAGGCAATCAGATTGATCTTGAACCAGATGACGTTCTGGTGGGAACCGAACAGGCCGCCGACTGGGTCTGTGCGGATGAGCAGGGGATTCAAATCGCCGTTTCCACGAAGCTCTCTCCTGAACTCGAACAGGAAGGCATGGCCCGCGACTTCGTGCGACAGATTCAACAGTTGCGTAAGGAAGCTGACCTGGAGATTGAAGACCGGATCAAAATTTTCTTCACTCCTGTCGATGCGACCGAAGTTAAAGAAGCTGTTACTACCTGGTCTGACTATATCCTGGGTGAAACGCTCGGCGATCAGTTGGAACAGTCTGAGCAGACCGATGACAGTAAAGAAGTTTCGATCGGAAACAGCAAAGTGACATTGCGAATCGAAAAATCATAA
- a CDS encoding sulfatase-like hydrolase/transferase, which yields MRFRSALLNQLNWSLFSLCAICTALFSVSVSAAESERGRPNILWITSEDNGPHLGCYGDEYADTPHIDKLAAKGMIYLNCWSTAPVCAPARTTLITGMYPTCLGAEHMRSMVKLPENVLLYPQYLRQAGYYCTNNSKEDYNVEKTGKVWDQSNGKSHWKNRKPGQPFFAVFNHTISHESKIRNRPHTLIHDPAKVRIPAYHPDTPEVRHDWAQYYDRITEMDAKVGKNLKELAEAGLTEDTIIFYYGDHGSGMPRSKRWPYNSGLQVPLVVYVPPKFRKLAPADYEAQGKTDRLVGFVDFAPTVLSLAGVKPPQHMQGDAFMGEFKTKPQEYLYGFRGRMDERYDLVRSVRNQRYLYIKNYMPHKKYGQYLNYMFQTPTTQVWKKMYDAGELKPPQTYFWETKPAEELYDLQADRDEVNNLADSADHQQVLEELKQAQHKKILAIRDLGFLPEAEFHSLSDGGAPYLIGQNKELYPLKQILMMADLASSGKPSGVDQLIKGLSSQNSAIRYWAAMGLLMRGDKAVAQAHEPLDKALKDSSKSVRCIAAEALGKYGTHQDVDNAVDTLISLSDQKKEGVYVAMLALNGLDKLGSEKVARVQVQIAKLPLKNAQLDRRLQSYVGRLVERLQEQQNTEK from the coding sequence ATGCGGTTTCGAAGTGCTCTGCTGAATCAGTTGAATTGGAGTTTGTTCTCCTTATGTGCCATTTGCACGGCGTTATTTTCGGTCAGTGTCTCTGCTGCCGAATCTGAACGGGGGCGCCCGAATATTCTCTGGATCACAAGCGAAGACAATGGCCCCCATCTGGGCTGTTACGGGGATGAGTATGCGGATACTCCCCACATTGACAAGCTGGCTGCGAAAGGCATGATCTATCTGAACTGCTGGTCGACAGCTCCAGTTTGTGCCCCTGCACGAACGACGCTGATCACCGGCATGTATCCGACCTGCCTGGGAGCCGAGCATATGCGAAGTATGGTCAAATTGCCTGAAAATGTGCTGCTGTATCCACAGTATCTCAGACAGGCAGGCTATTACTGCACGAATAACAGCAAGGAAGATTACAATGTGGAGAAAACCGGAAAAGTCTGGGACCAGTCGAATGGAAAATCGCACTGGAAGAATCGAAAGCCGGGACAACCCTTCTTTGCGGTTTTTAATCATACAATCAGTCACGAAAGTAAAATTCGTAATCGCCCGCATACACTGATTCATGATCCCGCCAAAGTAAGAATCCCCGCCTACCATCCTGATACTCCCGAAGTCCGCCATGACTGGGCGCAGTATTATGACCGGATCACCGAAATGGATGCGAAAGTCGGCAAGAATCTCAAGGAACTGGCCGAAGCCGGACTCACAGAAGATACGATCATTTTCTACTATGGTGACCATGGTTCAGGGATGCCGCGCAGTAAACGCTGGCCTTACAACTCGGGTTTGCAGGTTCCCCTGGTGGTGTATGTTCCCCCGAAATTTCGCAAGCTGGCCCCCGCTGATTATGAGGCTCAGGGGAAAACAGATCGACTGGTAGGTTTTGTAGACTTTGCGCCGACTGTGCTGAGCCTGGCTGGTGTCAAACCACCACAGCATATGCAAGGCGATGCCTTCATGGGTGAGTTTAAAACGAAGCCACAAGAGTATCTCTATGGCTTTCGGGGCAGGATGGATGAACGTTACGACCTGGTTCGCTCCGTTCGAAATCAGCGTTATCTGTATATCAAGAACTATATGCCTCACAAAAAATATGGTCAGTATCTGAATTACATGTTCCAGACACCGACAACTCAGGTCTGGAAGAAAATGTACGATGCAGGCGAACTCAAGCCGCCTCAAACCTATTTCTGGGAGACGAAACCAGCCGAAGAATTGTACGATCTGCAGGCGGACCGGGATGAAGTCAACAATCTGGCTGACTCTGCCGATCATCAGCAGGTTCTGGAAGAGCTGAAGCAGGCGCAGCATAAAAAGATACTCGCAATCAGAGATCTTGGCTTTTTGCCGGAAGCAGAGTTTCACAGCCTGTCGGATGGGGGGGCTCCTTATCTGATTGGTCAGAACAAAGAACTGTATCCACTCAAACAGATTTTGATGATGGCCGACCTCGCTTCTTCTGGAAAACCGTCCGGCGTGGACCAGCTGATCAAAGGGCTTTCCAGCCAGAATTCAGCAATCCGCTACTGGGCGGCGATGGGCCTGTTGATGCGTGGCGATAAAGCAGTCGCGCAAGCACATGAGCCACTCGATAAAGCATTGAAAGATTCTTCTAAATCGGTGCGTTGTATCGCTGCAGAAGCACTCGGGAAATATGGTACTCATCAGGATGTTGACAATGCCGTCGATACACTGATTTCATTATCAGATCAGAAAAAAGAAGGCGTCTATGTGGCCATGCTGGCGTTAAATGGCCTGGATAAACTGGGCAGTGAAAAAGTGGCCCGGGTGCAGGTCCAGATTGCTAAGCTGCCACTGAAGAATGCTCAATTGGACCGACGACTGCAGTCATACGTAGGCCGCCTGGTTGAGCGTCTGCAGGAACAGCAAAACACGGAGAAATGA
- a CDS encoding PQQ-binding-like beta-propeller repeat protein, protein MRSISRLSVLLCLLAISFSSRVEAAIFSGEIKSVSAAPKQVVIKSTQGKEKSFLIPADVPVTFNGKPAEFDQFEIGQRATIFTSAKGEITRFSVRDAVGKKSSDPANRPKKTMKERNSAATPGETPETQGWTQFRGPDRRNISYETGLSKDWNQNPPKLLWTARGLGEGYSSVSVSGNLLFTMGTKGNEETVMAIDVNTGEVVWSQPNGSVFENNQGNGPRSTPTIDGEKVYALGANGNLICLSTKDGNMEWSKNILQEFNARNIVWGISESPLIDGDQLICTPGGAGATMVALKKQDGSLIWKSAVPGNPQAGYASAITINVGGIRQYVNFTHAGVMGIESASGRPLWGNDKAANKTANCSAPVFYAEQNSIFYASGYGTGGALLQLSAAQNGVNAKLAFFTREMKNHHGGMVEVDGFLYGSSDPNFLTCINLSNGQTVWQNRSVGKGALTCADGHLYLRSENGPVALVEVNPKEYVEKGRFNQPERSGNRAWPHPVVVDGKLFLRDQDLLLCYDLRSK, encoded by the coding sequence ATGCGATCTATCAGTCGATTGAGCGTGTTGTTATGTCTGTTGGCGATCAGCTTCAGCAGCAGAGTCGAAGCGGCTATCTTCAGCGGAGAAATTAAATCGGTTTCCGCTGCACCGAAACAGGTGGTAATTAAATCGACTCAGGGAAAAGAAAAAAGTTTTCTCATTCCCGCAGACGTGCCTGTGACCTTCAACGGGAAACCAGCTGAATTCGATCAGTTTGAAATCGGTCAGAGGGCCACCATTTTTACTTCTGCAAAGGGTGAGATAACACGCTTTTCCGTTCGCGATGCGGTGGGAAAGAAATCGAGTGACCCAGCCAATCGTCCGAAAAAAACAATGAAGGAACGCAACAGTGCAGCAACTCCCGGAGAGACGCCTGAAACGCAGGGATGGACTCAGTTTCGTGGTCCTGATCGACGAAATATTTCCTATGAGACCGGCTTAAGTAAAGACTGGAATCAGAATCCTCCCAAACTGTTATGGACTGCGCGCGGTCTGGGTGAAGGCTACTCATCTGTTTCAGTGAGTGGGAACCTGCTGTTTACAATGGGAACAAAAGGCAATGAAGAAACGGTGATGGCCATTGATGTCAATACCGGGGAAGTTGTCTGGTCACAACCAAATGGATCTGTGTTTGAAAACAATCAGGGAAATGGCCCCCGTTCGACTCCCACTATTGATGGCGAAAAAGTGTATGCACTGGGTGCGAATGGGAATCTGATTTGTTTATCAACTAAAGACGGCAATATGGAATGGAGCAAAAATATTCTCCAGGAGTTCAACGCGCGTAATATCGTCTGGGGTATCAGCGAATCACCCTTGATTGATGGAGATCAACTGATCTGTACTCCGGGTGGAGCAGGTGCAACCATGGTGGCTCTGAAGAAACAGGACGGCAGCCTCATCTGGAAATCAGCCGTTCCCGGAAATCCGCAGGCTGGTTATGCCTCTGCCATTACCATCAATGTGGGAGGCATCAGACAGTATGTGAATTTTACCCACGCTGGTGTAATGGGAATCGAGTCGGCCAGTGGCAGGCCATTGTGGGGAAATGACAAGGCAGCGAACAAAACGGCAAACTGTTCTGCCCCGGTATTTTATGCAGAGCAGAATTCGATCTTTTACGCTTCCGGATACGGGACCGGCGGTGCCCTGCTCCAGTTGTCGGCGGCTCAGAATGGAGTGAACGCGAAACTGGCATTCTTCACACGTGAGATGAAGAATCATCATGGAGGCATGGTGGAAGTGGATGGTTTCCTGTATGGCTCAAGTGATCCGAATTTTTTGACTTGTATCAATCTTTCTAACGGACAGACAGTGTGGCAGAATCGCTCTGTGGGAAAAGGCGCACTGACCTGTGCCGACGGACATCTCTATCTGAGGAGCGAAAATGGGCCAGTGGCTCTGGTGGAAGTCAACCCAAAAGAATATGTAGAAAAGGGACGCTTTAACCAGCCCGAGCGCAGTGGGAACCGGGCCTGGCCTCATCCGGTTGTGGTGGATGGCAAACTGTTTTTGCGGGATCAGGACCTGCTCCTTTGTTATGATTTACGGAGTAAGTAA